A section of the Macadamia integrifolia cultivar HAES 741 chromosome 9, SCU_Mint_v3, whole genome shotgun sequence genome encodes:
- the LOC122088541 gene encoding ankyrin repeat-containing protein At5g02620-like: MDPQLYKAAKLGQITLLRQVVNEDLSRLLTVTPQENTAIHVSVSFGHIDFVKEVYAALLQHNSSLEGDMDYRRSLSLLTQVNSRGDTALHVAARAGHASIAKFLIEKILPWRSDQDIEGGNSSDPGNRAREVAREKIRMRNKSNNTAVHEAIRRNDHKMVKSLIKADPDLWYPIFDDADEEGGESPLYLAAREGCVDIINQIFLICPSPAHGGPYGRTALHVAVIEGHLGVVKILLEKKRELVNKVDENGRTALHYATAFKKRHMIVQQLLRHDTSIGYQLDNDGLSAFHIAALESSIKVFKELIQWCPDSGELLDKNHRNVLHFVVMSKDYKKIKFFLNQVELEELVNQADDDGNTPFHFAARQGSLKLMGLFLSNRRVDVKATNNKGQTAAAIFLSIPIKATIVSRKTYDVSKVNKE; this comes from the exons ATGGATCCTCAACTCTACAAGGCTGCGAAACTTGGCCAGATCACACTTCTCAGACAAGTAGTGAACGAAGATCTTAGCCGATTGCTGACAGTAACACCACAAGAGAACACGGCCATTCACGTCTCTGTGAGTTTTGGTCACATAGACTTCGTGAAGGAAGTATACGCTGCGCTTCTCCAACACAATTCAAGTTTAGAAGGTGACATGGACTACAGAAGAAGCTTATCGCTTCTTACACAGGTGAACTCAAGAGGTGACACTGCCCTTCACGTAGCGGCAAGAGCAGGCCATGCTTCCATAGCTAAATTTCTCATTGAAAAGATTCTGCCTTGGCGTTCAGACCAGGACATCGAAGGTGGAAATAGTTCAGATCCTGGAAACAGAGCAAGAGAAGTAGCTCGTGAGAAAATAAGGATGAGAAACAAGAGCAACAATACGGCCGTGCATGAAGCTATTCGAAGAAATGACCATAAGATGGTGAAGTCGTTGATTAAGGCAGACCCTGATTTATGGTATCCCATCTTTGATGATGCTGATGAGGAAGGTGGGGAGTCTCCACTCTACTTGGCTGCTAGAGAGGGATGCGTGGATATTATCAATCAAATCTTTCTCATTTGTCCATCTCCAGCTCATGGTGGACCATATGGCCGGACGGCTTTACATGTCGCCGTCATTGAGGGGCATCTTG GTGTGGTGAAAATACtcttagagaagaaaagagaacttgTGAATAAGGTAGATGAAAATGGAAGGACCGCTCTTCACTATGCAACGGCATTCAAGAAACGCCACATGATAGTACAACAATTGCTAAGGCATGATACTTCAATTGGGTATCAATTGGATAACGATGGTCTCTCAGCATTTCACATCGCTGCCCTTGAATCAAGCATTAAGGTATTTAAAGAGCTCATCCAATGGTGCCCAGATTCTGGGGAGTTGCTGGACAAAAATCATCGCAATGTTCTTCACTTTGTTGTGATGAGTAAAGACTACAAGAAAATCAAGTTCTTCTTAAATCAAGTAGAGCTTGAGGAACTTGTAAACCAggcagatgatgatggaaacaccCCATTCCACTTCGCTGCGAGACAAGGCTCTCTCAAGCTTATGGggctttttctttcaaataGAAGAGTAGACGTAAAGGCCACGAACAACAAAGGCCAGACAGCCGCTGCTATTTTTCTCTCAATCCCTATCAAAGCCACAATAGTTTCGAGG AAAACTTACGACGTGTCAAAGGTGAACAAAGAATGA